A genomic segment from Perca flavescens isolate YP-PL-M2 chromosome 13, PFLA_1.0, whole genome shotgun sequence encodes:
- the c13h5orf24 gene encoding UPF0461 protein C5orf24 homolog: protein MMRQVTSSDFCMTSRPSCLAEDGHHPASHFDLCTQANKFYPPPPPSAVQMTLAPMTLPAQSHKPMVCQRQEVLGSTPGKIPSIKSADQATDDGKKKNKAAGKTGRRGRPLGTTKLAGYRTSTGRPLGTTRAAGFKTSPGRPLGTTRAAGYKVSPGRPPGSIKGLSRLNKLAYGSTCSGAAFPYPLPHKDVLCEPSCKEKTANE from the coding sequence ATGATGCGCCAGGTGACAAGCAGTGACTTCTGCATGACTAGCAGGCCGTCGTGCCTAGCAGAGGACGGCCACCACCCCGCCTCCCACTTTGACCTGTGCACCCAGGCCAACAAGTTctaccctcctccccctccgtCGGCCGTCCAGATGACGCTGGCTCCTATGACCTTACCCGCCCAGAGCCACAAGCCCATGGTGTGCCAGAGACAGGAAGTGCTCGGGAGCACGCCTGGAAAAATACCCAGCATCAAAAGCGCCGATCAAGCGACGGACGACGGCAAGAAGAAGAACAAGGCCGCCGGGAAGACGGGCAGACGCGGGAGGCCTTTGGGAACCACCAAGCTAGCCGGATACAGAACCAGCACAGGGCGACCCCTCGGCACCACCAGAGCGGCGGGGTTCAAGACGAGCCCGGGAAGGCCGCTGGGTACAACCAGAGCGGCGGGGTACAAGGTCAGCCCCGGACGGCCTCCTGGCAGCATCAAGGGCCTGTCTCGCCTCAACAAACTGGCTTATGGTAGCACCTGCAGCGGAGCGGCTTTCCCCTATCCGCTGCCACACAAGGACGTCCTCTGTGAACCTTCCTGCAAAGAGAAGACAGCTAATGAGTAA